Proteins encoded in a region of the Salipiger sp. CCB-MM3 genome:
- a CDS encoding chromosome segregation SMC family protein gives MQFTRLRLTGFKSFVDPTDLVISEGLTGVVGPNGCGKSNLLEALRWVMGENRAKAMRGAGMEDVIFAGAHSRPARNFAEVSLSIDNGDRLAPAGFNEADQLEIVRRITRDVGSAYKVNAKDVRARDVQMLFADASTGAHSPALVRQGQISELINAKPKNRRRILEEAAGISGLYQRRHEAELKLNNTEANLLRVDDVIEQLAAQLQQLDRQARQAARYRAIGTDLRQAEGVLLYRRWMEAEEARQSAESVLRARITAASQAESAARAAERARAERDEALPPLREEEAIAAAILQRLMVQRDALAEQEARAQDTIETLTRRIEQIGKDMEREGALNRDAGETIEGLEWEARELAKAGEGHDARLTEASDAASEASAVLQEREAALTQQTEDVARLAARHQSAQRYLADVRKTLSRHDAEAGKARDAVAEARGRLAQATSAMEEAQERSEEAQAMAARAEDLLLQADEARTDCQTREAEARAERSEAEGELSALSAEVAALSRLLERDTAEGGQVLDRLQVEQGFEKALGAALSDDLRAPEVADDGPSGWFELPRYADEQPLPRGVTALSHHVSVPDVLIRRMSQIGLVDPDEGNALQHLLQPGQRLVSRDGDLWRWDGYRAWSEDAPSAAALRLEQLNRLEGLKREMAETESRVEGMRTAHDALVARLAELTRADKVARETRREADREVNEAMRAFNRAESERSMAESRLESAALAVSRHDDEATTARQQVVEAERGLAELGDLESARAVAEDVRMTVEAARMTMMTRRSAHDELRREGEARTARQQSVTKELSGWRHRLETAEKRSAELDERRRGHERELLEAQAVPDELAAKRDELARSIEEAEERRSAASDMLAAAESAMRAAIAAERDAERAASEAREARAGAEARVDAARETVSAAAERIEEEQETTPEKLLARLDLAPSDMPGSEEIEADVNRLKRQRDALGAVNLRAEEDAREVRGEHDTLVQEKTDLEEAVRTLRSGISSLNREGRERLLTAFEQVNSNFSMLFTHLFNGGEANLVMVESDDPLEAGLEIMCQPPGKKLSTLSLLSGGEQTLTALALIFAVFLANPAPICVLDEVDAPLDDANVTRFCDLLDEMCRRTNTRFLIITHHAVTMSRMDRLFGVTMQEQGVSQLVSVDLKKAERLVA, from the coding sequence TTGCAGTTCACACGTCTTCGACTGACGGGCTTCAAGAGCTTCGTCGATCCCACCGACCTCGTCATCTCCGAGGGGCTGACCGGGGTCGTCGGGCCCAATGGCTGTGGCAAGTCCAACCTGCTGGAAGCGCTGCGCTGGGTGATGGGCGAAAACCGTGCCAAGGCGATGCGCGGCGCGGGCATGGAAGATGTGATCTTCGCCGGGGCGCATTCCCGCCCGGCCCGCAACTTCGCCGAAGTGTCGCTGTCGATCGACAATGGCGACCGTCTCGCCCCCGCCGGGTTCAACGAAGCCGACCAGCTTGAGATCGTGCGCCGCATCACCCGCGACGTCGGCTCGGCCTATAAGGTCAACGCCAAGGATGTGCGCGCCCGCGACGTGCAGATGCTGTTCGCTGACGCCTCGACCGGGGCGCATTCGCCCGCGCTGGTGCGGCAGGGGCAGATCTCGGAACTGATCAACGCCAAGCCGAAGAACCGCCGCCGTATCCTCGAAGAGGCGGCAGGCATCTCGGGGCTCTACCAGCGCCGCCACGAGGCGGAGCTGAAGCTGAACAACACCGAGGCCAATCTGTTGCGCGTCGATGACGTGATCGAACAATTGGCGGCGCAACTGCAGCAGCTTGACCGGCAGGCGCGGCAAGCGGCGCGCTATCGTGCCATCGGCACCGATCTGCGGCAGGCCGAGGGCGTGCTGCTCTACCGCCGCTGGATGGAGGCCGAAGAGGCCCGGCAATCCGCCGAGAGCGTGCTGCGCGCCCGGATCACCGCCGCGTCACAGGCCGAAAGCGCCGCCCGCGCCGCCGAACGCGCCCGCGCCGAACGCGACGAGGCGCTGCCGCCCCTGCGCGAGGAAGAAGCCATCGCCGCGGCGATCCTGCAGCGCCTCATGGTGCAGCGCGACGCGCTCGCCGAACAGGAGGCCCGGGCGCAGGACACCATCGAAACGCTCACCCGCCGGATCGAGCAGATCGGCAAGGACATGGAGCGCGAGGGCGCGCTCAACCGCGACGCGGGCGAGACGATCGAGGGGCTCGAATGGGAGGCGCGCGAGCTTGCCAAGGCAGGCGAGGGCCATGACGCGCGCCTGACCGAAGCCTCCGATGCGGCCTCCGAGGCGTCGGCGGTGCTGCAGGAGCGTGAGGCCGCGCTGACCCAGCAGACCGAGGATGTGGCCCGTCTCGCCGCCCGGCACCAGTCGGCGCAGCGCTATCTGGCGGATGTGCGCAAGACCCTCTCGCGCCACGATGCCGAAGCGGGCAAGGCGCGCGATGCGGTGGCCGAGGCGCGCGGGCGTCTGGCGCAGGCCACCTCCGCGATGGAAGAAGCGCAGGAACGCTCCGAAGAGGCGCAGGCCATGGCCGCCCGCGCCGAGGACCTGCTGCTACAGGCCGATGAGGCACGTACCGATTGCCAGACCCGCGAGGCCGAGGCCCGCGCCGAACGCTCCGAGGCCGAGGGCGAGCTGAGCGCGCTCAGCGCCGAGGTCGCGGCGCTCTCGCGGCTCTTGGAGCGCGACACCGCCGAGGGCGGGCAGGTGCTCGACCGGCTGCAGGTGGAGCAGGGCTTTGAAAAGGCGCTTGGTGCCGCGCTTTCGGACGATCTGCGCGCACCGGAAGTGGCCGATGATGGCCCCTCGGGCTGGTTCGAACTGCCGCGCTACGCCGACGAGCAGCCGCTGCCGCGGGGGGTCACCGCGCTGTCGCACCATGTCTCGGTGCCCGACGTGCTGATCCGCCGCATGAGCCAGATCGGCCTTGTGGACCCCGACGAGGGCAATGCGCTGCAGCATCTTCTGCAGCCGGGCCAGCGGCTGGTGAGCCGCGACGGCGATCTCTGGCGCTGGGACGGCTACCGGGCGTGGTCCGAGGATGCGCCCTCCGCCGCGGCGCTGCGGCTTGAACAGCTCAACCGGCTGGAAGGGCTGAAGCGCGAGATGGCCGAGACGGAGTCGCGGGTGGAGGGCATGCGCACCGCCCATGACGCGCTGGTGGCGCGGCTGGCGGAGCTGACCCGCGCCGACAAGGTGGCGCGCGAGACCCGGCGCGAGGCCGACCGCGAGGTCAACGAGGCGATGCGCGCCTTCAACCGGGCCGAAAGCGAGCGCAGCATGGCCGAGAGCCGGCTGGAGAGCGCGGCGCTGGCGGTCAGCCGCCATGATGACGAGGCCACGACGGCGCGCCAGCAGGTGGTCGAGGCCGAGCGCGGTCTTGCCGAACTGGGCGATCTGGAAAGCGCCCGCGCCGTGGCCGAGGACGTGCGGATGACCGTCGAGGCGGCCCGGATGACGATGATGACCCGGCGCTCTGCTCATGACGAGCTGCGCCGCGAGGGCGAGGCTCGCACCGCGCGCCAGCAGAGCGTCACCAAGGAGCTGTCGGGCTGGCGCCACCGGCTGGAGACCGCCGAGAAGCGCAGCGCCGAACTGGATGAGCGCCGCCGCGGCCACGAGCGCGAACTGCTCGAGGCGCAGGCGGTGCCCGATGAGCTTGCCGCCAAGCGCGACGAACTGGCCCGCTCGATCGAAGAGGCCGAAGAGCGCCGCAGCGCTGCCTCGGACATGCTGGCCGCTGCCGAAAGCGCCATGCGCGCGGCGATTGCTGCCGAGCGCGATGCGGAACGCGCCGCCTCTGAGGCGCGCGAGGCGCGGGCGGGCGCTGAGGCGCGTGTGGACGCGGCGCGCGAGACCGTCAGCGCGGCTGCCGAACGCATCGAGGAAGAGCAGGAGACCACGCCCGAGAAGCTGCTGGCGCGGCTCGACTTGGCGCCCTCCGACATGCCCGGCTCGGAAGAGATCGAAGCGGATGTGAACCGTCTCAAGCGCCAGCGCGACGCGCTCGGCGCGGTCAACCTGCGGGCCGAGGAAGACGCCCGCGAAGTGCGCGGCGAGCATGACACGCTGGTGCAGGAGAAGACCGATCTCGAAGAGGCGGTGCGCACGCTGCGCTCGGGCATCTCGTCGCTGAACCGCGAGGGGCGCGAGCGGCTGCTGACCGCCTTCGAGCAGGTGAACAGCAATTTCTCGATGCTCTTCACCCATCTCTTTAACGGCGGCGAGGCCAATCTCGTGATGGTCGAAAGCGACGACCCGCTCGAGGCCGGGCTCGAGATCATGTGCCAGCCGCCGGGCAAGAAGCTCTCGACGCTCTCGCTGCTCTCGGGCGGCGAGCAGACGCTGACCGCGCTGGCGCTGATCTTCGCGGTGTTCCTCGCGAACCCGGCGCCGATCTGCGTGCTCGACGAGGTCGACGCGCCGCTCGACGACGCCAACGTCACGCGCTTCTGCGATCTGCTCGACGAGATGTGCCGCCGCACCAACACGCGTTTCCTGATCATCACCCACCACGCGGTGACCATGAGCCGCATGGACCGGCTCTTTGGCGTCACCATGCAGGAACAGGGCGTCAGCCAATTGGTGTCGGTGGATCTGAAGAAAGCCGAGCGCCTGGTCGCCTGA
- the panB gene encoding 3-methyl-2-oxobutanoate hydroxymethyltransferase, which translates to MSATARKSAPLPDDIRARKGGVPLVSLTAYTTPMAQAMDAHCDFVLVGDSVGMVLHGLPSTLGVTLEMMILHGQAVKRGLSKAMMVVDMPFGSYEEGPSQAFRNAARIMAETGAAAVKLEGGVSMAETIRFLVQRGIPVMAHVGLTPQSINTLGGYKVQGRGAAAAALIDDARAVAEAGAFAVVLEKVPAALADRVTADVPIPTIGIGASAGCDGQILVVDDMLGAFTAFKPKFVKRYAALGHQAEAAIEEYAAEVRAREFPGAEHVFAEDAPEKTS; encoded by the coding sequence ATGAGCGCAACCGCGCGCAAGAGCGCCCCGCTGCCCGACGATATCCGTGCCCGCAAGGGCGGTGTGCCGCTGGTCAGCCTCACCGCCTATACCACCCCCATGGCGCAGGCCATGGACGCCCATTGCGACTTTGTGCTGGTGGGCGATTCCGTCGGCATGGTGCTGCACGGGCTGCCCTCGACGCTGGGGGTGACTCTCGAGATGATGATCCTGCATGGGCAGGCGGTGAAGCGCGGGTTGAGCAAGGCGATGATGGTCGTCGACATGCCCTTCGGCAGCTACGAGGAAGGCCCAAGCCAGGCGTTTCGCAATGCCGCGCGGATCATGGCCGAGACCGGCGCCGCGGCGGTGAAGCTCGAAGGCGGCGTGAGCATGGCCGAGACCATCCGGTTTCTCGTGCAGCGCGGCATCCCGGTGATGGCGCATGTGGGGTTGACGCCGCAGTCGATCAACACGCTGGGGGGCTACAAGGTGCAGGGCCGCGGCGCCGCGGCGGCGGCGCTGATCGACGATGCGCGCGCCGTGGCCGAGGCCGGGGCCTTTGCCGTCGTGCTGGAAAAGGTCCCGGCGGCGCTGGCCGACCGGGTGACGGCGGATGTGCCGATCCCGACCATCGGCATCGGCGCCTCGGCGGGCTGCGACGGGCAAATCCTCGTGGTCGACGACATGCTGGGGGCCTTCACCGCCTTCAAGCCCAAGTTCGTGAAACGCTACGCCGCGCTTGGCCATCAGGCCGAGGCGGCGATCGAGGAATATGCGGCAGAGGTGCGCGCCCGGGAGTTCCCCGGCGCCGAGCATGTCTTTGCCGAGGACGCACCGGAGAAGACGTCATGA
- a CDS encoding acetylornithine deacetylase/succinyl-diaminopimelate desuccinylase family protein has product MTDATTSHSATSLEGRIAEKRDDLIALTQDLVRIPTLNPPGQYYRDICEYLQRRLAARGFDCTLVRAEGAPGDSEKYPRWNLVARREGRRPGECVHFNSHHDVVEVGNGWTRDPFGGALEGDRIYGRGTCDMKGGLAASVIAVEAFLEAHRDFAGAVEISATADEESGGYGGVAHLAKEGCFAPSRVQHVIIPEPLDKHRICLGHRGGWWAEIETKGEIAHGSMPFLGDCAIRHMGAVLDAFEQTLFPAMAARTTDMPVVPEGARNSTMNINSIHGGQPEEHEGLPAHCVPDSCRIVIDRRFLIEETVEGVQDEVIALLDDLKSRRPQFDYEIRELNRVIPSMTDKSAPVVTTVAEAIREVLGQDPTYVASPGSYDQKHIDRIGKLKNCIAYGPGVLELAHKPDEWIGVSDMLDSARVMGRSLQRLLLP; this is encoded by the coding sequence ATGACCGACGCCACCACCTCCCATTCCGCCACTAGCCTCGAAGGCCGTATTGCCGAGAAGCGCGACGATCTGATCGCCCTGACGCAAGATCTCGTGCGCATCCCCACGCTGAACCCGCCGGGACAGTATTACCGCGACATCTGCGAGTATCTGCAGCGCCGCCTCGCCGCGCGCGGCTTTGACTGCACGCTGGTCCGCGCAGAGGGGGCCCCCGGCGACAGCGAAAAATACCCGCGCTGGAACCTCGTCGCCCGCCGCGAGGGCAGGCGCCCCGGCGAGTGCGTGCATTTCAACTCGCATCACGACGTGGTCGAGGTGGGCAACGGCTGGACCCGCGATCCCTTTGGCGGCGCGCTCGAGGGCGATCGCATCTACGGGCGCGGCACCTGCGACATGAAGGGCGGGCTCGCCGCCTCGGTGATCGCGGTGGAGGCCTTTCTCGAAGCCCATCGCGATTTTGCCGGGGCGGTGGAAATCAGCGCCACGGCGGACGAGGAATCCGGCGGCTACGGCGGCGTCGCGCATCTGGCCAAGGAGGGCTGTTTCGCCCCGAGCCGCGTGCAACATGTGATCATCCCCGAGCCGCTCGACAAACACCGCATCTGCCTTGGCCATCGCGGCGGCTGGTGGGCTGAGATCGAGACCAAGGGCGAGATCGCCCATGGCTCAATGCCCTTCCTCGGCGATTGCGCCATTCGCCACATGGGCGCCGTTCTGGATGCCTTCGAGCAGACCTTGTTCCCGGCTATGGCCGCCCGCACCACCGACATGCCCGTGGTCCCCGAGGGCGCGCGCAATTCGACGATGAACATCAACTCGATCCACGGCGGCCAGCCCGAAGAGCACGAGGGGCTTCCGGCCCATTGCGTGCCCGACAGCTGCCGCATCGTGATCGACCGCCGGTTTCTGATCGAGGAAACGGTCGAGGGTGTGCAGGACGAGGTGATCGCGCTGCTGGACGACCTGAAATCCCGCCGTCCGCAGTTTGACTACGAAATACGGGAACTCAACCGGGTCATCCCCTCGATGACCGACAAATCCGCCCCGGTGGTCACCACGGTCGCCGAGGCGATCCGCGAGGTGCTGGGGCAGGATCCCACCTATGTCGCCTCGCCCGGCAGCTACGACCAGAAGCACATCGACCGCATCGGCAAGCTGAAAAACTGCATCGCCTACGGTCCCGGCGTGCTGGAACTGGCCCATAAGCCCGACGAGTGGATCGGCGTCAGCGACATGCTCGACAGCGCCCGCGTCATGGGCCGCAGCCTGCAGCGGTTGCTGCTGCCCTGA
- a CDS encoding DUF2125 domain-containing protein, protein MKKLAIAVIVAALAWSGFWFVSAHFERKAIDSWMEARRTEGWTATYDDLTIKGFPNRMDARLSGLVLASPDGLRWEAPFVDIYRLVYNFGHEILAFPPQMTVTTEMGETQVASDGMRASFIHEGDTVVRANFESQTLNLTGATTAALAGLTAALTRDEDAETSYRIAVGADAIAGSGGRVADAIRLDAGFDTDLPLRVGQQSGPHPQPTRVDLRLAEYKVDDLQLKVAGEVDVDDRGRMDGEVTVKAVNWREMIAMAQQSGQLPENMAQMLEDGLGLIAGLSGNRETLDLPLTLDEGRARLGPIPLGEAPRLRFP, encoded by the coding sequence GTGAAGAAACTTGCAATTGCGGTGATCGTGGCCGCGCTGGCGTGGTCGGGCTTCTGGTTCGTGTCCGCCCATTTCGAGCGCAAGGCGATCGACAGCTGGATGGAGGCGCGCCGCACCGAGGGCTGGACCGCCACCTATGACGACCTGACCATCAAGGGCTTTCCCAACCGCATGGACGCGCGGCTGAGCGGGCTGGTGCTGGCAAGCCCCGACGGGCTGCGCTGGGAGGCGCCCTTCGTCGATATCTACCGGCTGGTCTACAACTTCGGGCATGAGATCCTCGCCTTCCCGCCGCAGATGACCGTCACCACCGAAATGGGCGAGACGCAGGTCGCTTCGGACGGGATGCGCGCCAGCTTCATCCACGAGGGCGACACCGTGGTGCGCGCCAATTTCGAAAGCCAGACGCTCAACCTCACCGGCGCTACCACCGCCGCACTGGCCGGTCTGACCGCCGCGCTCACCCGCGACGAGGATGCCGAGACCAGCTACCGCATCGCCGTCGGCGCCGATGCCATCGCGGGCTCGGGCGGTCGCGTGGCCGATGCCATCCGGCTGGATGCGGGGTTCGACACCGATCTGCCGCTGCGCGTCGGCCAGCAGTCCGGTCCGCACCCGCAGCCCACCCGCGTCGATCTGCGCCTCGCCGAATACAAGGTGGACGACCTGCAGCTGAAGGTGGCCGGCGAGGTGGATGTCGACGACCGGGGCCGGATGGATGGTGAGGTCACCGTGAAGGCGGTGAACTGGCGCGAGATGATCGCCATGGCACAGCAGAGCGGCCAGCTGCCCGAGAATATGGCGCAGATGCTCGAGGACGGGCTGGGGCTGATCGCCGGCCTCTCGGGCAACCGCGAGACGCTCGACCTGCCGCTGACCCTCGACGAGGGTCGCGCCCGCCTCGGACCCATCCCGCTGGGCGAGGCCCCGCGGCTGCGCTTCCCCTGA
- a CDS encoding GNAT family N-acetyltransferase: MSITIAPVSPRDPRAEALLLESHALMGALFPPEENYCLDIDALCAPEITFLGAEENGVLLGCAAIARAEGYAEVKSMFVSPEARGLGLARRLLQHLERTAQAEGIPLLRLETGDKLPAAMALYESTGFARRGPFGGYVENSSSLFYEKTL, from the coding sequence ATGTCGATAACCATCGCCCCCGTGTCTCCACGTGATCCGCGCGCCGAGGCGCTGCTGCTGGAGAGCCACGCGCTGATGGGGGCGCTGTTCCCGCCGGAAGAGAACTACTGCCTCGATATCGACGCGCTCTGCGCCCCCGAAATCACCTTTCTCGGGGCCGAAGAAAACGGCGTGCTGCTGGGCTGCGCCGCCATCGCGCGGGCCGAGGGCTATGCCGAGGTGAAATCCATGTTCGTCTCGCCCGAGGCGCGCGGGCTGGGGCTGGCGCGGCGCCTGCTGCAGCATCTCGAACGCACCGCGCAGGCGGAGGGCATTCCGCTCTTGCGGCTTGAAACCGGAGACAAGCTGCCAGCGGCCATGGCGCTTTATGAGAGCACCGGATTTGCACGGCGCGGCCCCTTCGGCGGCTATGTCGAGAACAGCTCGAGCCTGTTTTACGAAAAGACGCTCTGA
- a CDS encoding ABC transporter substrate-binding protein, protein MTRLSLTLAALLLGSTAALAQQDDLIIALQLEPPHLDPTSAAAGAIDSVLYSNVFEGLTKFGEDGSIQPGLAESWDISEDGTGYTFHLHDGVTFHDGSTMDAEDVKFTLDRARAEDSQNAQKALFSGISEVTVTDPLTVEVTLSEPDGAFLFNMAWGDAVIVAPESVGDIKTAPVGTGPFAFDTWVQGDRIGLKRYESYWGAAPALSHATFRFISDPSAAFAAMMAQDIDAFAGYPAPENLAQFEADPRFQVLVGSTEGETILAMNNGAEPFDDPLVREAVAHAIDRQAIIDGAMFGLGTPIGTHFAPHNPDYVDLLGLSGYDPEKARTLLEDAGYPDGFTTTLKLPPPSYARRGGEIIAAQLREIGIQTEITNLEWAQWLEEVFRGKDFGLTIVSHTEPMDINIYARPDYYFQYDNPAFQDLMAQLTATTDPAARSELLKQAQSMIAEDHVNGFLFQLAFPTIADAHLHGLWQNQPTQATDLTGVYWDE, encoded by the coding sequence ATGACCCGTCTCAGCCTCACTCTTGCCGCGCTGTTGCTCGGCAGCACCGCTGCGCTCGCGCAGCAGGACGATCTGATCATCGCGCTGCAGCTGGAGCCGCCGCATCTCGATCCCACCTCGGCGGCCGCCGGGGCGATCGACTCGGTGCTCTATTCCAACGTCTTCGAGGGCCTGACGAAATTCGGCGAAGATGGCTCCATCCAGCCGGGCCTAGCGGAAAGCTGGGACATCTCGGAGGACGGCACCGGCTACACCTTCCACCTGCACGATGGCGTCACCTTCCATGACGGCAGCACGATGGACGCCGAGGATGTGAAGTTCACCCTCGACCGGGCCCGCGCCGAAGACAGCCAAAACGCGCAGAAGGCGCTGTTCTCCGGCATTTCGGAGGTGACGGTGACCGATCCGCTGACCGTCGAGGTTACGCTGTCCGAGCCGGATGGAGCGTTCCTGTTCAACATGGCCTGGGGCGACGCGGTGATCGTCGCGCCCGAAAGCGTCGGCGACATCAAGACCGCGCCTGTGGGCACCGGCCCCTTCGCCTTCGACACATGGGTGCAGGGCGACCGGATCGGGCTCAAGCGCTACGAGAGCTATTGGGGCGCGGCCCCGGCGCTGAGCCACGCCACCTTCCGCTTCATCTCGGACCCGAGCGCGGCCTTCGCGGCGATGATGGCGCAGGATATCGACGCTTTCGCCGGCTACCCGGCCCCCGAGAACCTCGCGCAGTTCGAGGCCGACCCGCGCTTTCAGGTGCTGGTGGGCTCGACCGAGGGCGAGACGATCCTCGCGATGAACAATGGCGCCGAGCCCTTCGACGATCCGCTGGTGCGCGAGGCGGTGGCCCATGCCATCGACCGGCAGGCGATCATCGACGGCGCCATGTTCGGCCTCGGCACGCCGATCGGCACGCATTTCGCGCCGCATAATCCCGATTACGTCGATCTGCTGGGCCTGTCGGGGTACGATCCCGAAAAGGCCCGGACGCTGCTCGAGGACGCGGGCTATCCCGATGGGTTCACCACCACGCTGAAGCTGCCGCCGCCCTCCTACGCGCGCCGCGGCGGCGAGATCATCGCCGCGCAGCTGCGCGAGATCGGCATCCAGACCGAGATCACCAACCTCGAATGGGCGCAATGGCTCGAAGAGGTGTTCCGCGGCAAGGATTTCGGCCTGACCATCGTCAGCCACACCGAGCCGATGGACATCAATATCTACGCCCGGCCCGATTATTACTTCCAATATGACAACCCGGCGTTTCAGGATCTGATGGCGCAGCTCACCGCCACCACCGATCCGGCGGCGCGCTCCGAACTGCTGAAGCAGGCGCAGAGCATGATCGCCGAGGATCACGTCAACGGCTTCCTGTTCCAGCTGGCCTTCCCGACCATCGCCGACGCGCATCTGCACGGGCTCTGGCAGAACCAGCCGACGCAGGCAACCGATCTCACCGGTGTCTACTGGGACGAGTGA
- the panC gene encoding pantoate--beta-alanine ligase, translated as MIPILRTKAALREAVLGWKRAGETTGVVPTMGALHAGHMSLVEAAKADCDRVIVTIFVNPKQFNSASDLENYPRTEVADAEKLAPFAVDAIYAPGPDQIYPEGFATTVSVTGLTEGLCGAHRPGHFDGVTTVVSKLFLQTLADRAYFGEKDYQQLQVVTRMARDLDIPCEVIGCPTVREEDGLALSSRNMLLPPETRAAAPALNRVMRQMAERLLDDESFGPVRAQAEAALREAGFSEVEYLELRAADGLAPLTRPDRPARLLAAAWLGGVRLIDNIAVG; from the coding sequence ATGATCCCCATTCTGCGAACCAAGGCCGCGCTGCGCGAGGCGGTGCTGGGCTGGAAGCGTGCTGGCGAAACCACAGGCGTGGTGCCCACGATGGGCGCGCTGCACGCCGGGCACATGAGCCTTGTCGAGGCGGCCAAGGCGGACTGCGACCGGGTGATCGTGACGATCTTCGTCAATCCCAAGCAGTTCAACAGCGCCTCGGATCTCGAGAATTACCCGCGCACCGAAGTGGCGGATGCCGAAAAGCTCGCGCCTTTTGCCGTGGATGCGATCTATGCGCCGGGCCCCGATCAGATCTACCCCGAGGGCTTTGCCACCACGGTCTCGGTCACTGGCCTGACCGAGGGGCTCTGCGGCGCGCATCGCCCGGGGCATTTCGACGGGGTGACGACGGTGGTCAGCAAGCTCTTTTTGCAGACGCTAGCCGACCGCGCCTATTTCGGCGAGAAGGACTATCAGCAGCTGCAGGTGGTGACCCGGATGGCCCGCGATCTCGATATCCCCTGCGAGGTGATCGGCTGCCCCACGGTGCGCGAGGAGGACGGCCTCGCGCTGTCCTCGCGCAACATGCTGCTGCCGCCCGAGACCCGTGCCGCGGCACCGGCGCTGAACCGGGTGATGCGGCAAATGGCGGAACGGCTGCTGGACGACGAGAGCTTTGGCCCGGTGCGCGCGCAGGCCGAGGCGGCGCTGCGGGAGGCCGGGTTTTCGGAGGTGGAATATCTCGAGCTGCGCGCTGCCGACGGGCTGGCGCCTTTGACCCGCCCCGACCGCCCGGCGCGGCTGCTGGCCGCCGCGTGGCTGGGCGGTGTGCGGCTGATCGACAATATCGCCGTTGGCTAA
- a CDS encoding gamma-glutamylcyclotransferase, whose translation MALWVFGYGSLLWNPGFPVAESAHATLPGYRRSFCMRSIHHRGTPEAPGLVLALDAEDEASCEGLALRAQPGTEGPTLAYLRDRELVSAAYYEATLPLVLQDGREVEAVTYIIDPDHIQYCGGLDLEEQARIIAQAIGGRGPNTEYLYNTTAHLEHLGIPDAELHWLTERVRALVDNGLA comes from the coding sequence ATGGCGCTTTGGGTCTTCGGATATGGCTCACTTCTTTGGAACCCCGGCTTTCCCGTGGCGGAGAGCGCGCATGCCACGCTGCCCGGCTACCGCCGCTCGTTCTGCATGCGCTCGATCCACCACCGCGGCACCCCAGAGGCGCCGGGGCTGGTGCTGGCGCTGGATGCGGAAGACGAGGCCTCTTGCGAGGGGCTGGCGCTGCGCGCCCAGCCGGGCACCGAGGGGCCGACGCTGGCCTATCTGCGTGATCGTGAACTGGTCTCGGCGGCCTATTACGAGGCGACATTGCCTCTGGTGCTGCAGGACGGGCGCGAGGTGGAGGCGGTGACCTATATCATCGATCCCGACCACATTCAGTACTGCGGCGGGCTGGACCTTGAAGAGCAGGCGCGGATCATCGCCCAGGCCATCGGCGGACGCGGGCCGAACACCGAATATCTCTACAACACCACGGCGCATCTGGAACATCTGGGCATTCCTGATGCCGAGTTGCACTGGTTGACGGAACGTGTTCGTGCGCTTGTGGATAACGGCTTGGCTTGA